In the genome of Candidatus Latescibacterota bacterium, the window GCGTCCAGAAGGCAATTTATAGCGGAGATGTATAAGCCTCTAGTCGACGCGCTAGATTTGGCTGGACCCGGGTCGAGAAATCGGATAGTTGTTCGGCCCACGGGTTGGGCAAGGGTCGATCGTGGGATTGGCGAAGCGCGAACACGGCTATCCACGGCGAACCACGAAGAACAATTCCAAGAGGTCGGCATGCTCTGTCGGGAAACTTTGATTTCTCTTGCCCAAGAGGTGTTTGACCCTGAACGGCATCCGGTCGAGGACGGTGTGGTTGTAAGCTCGACGGACGCCTATCGAATGTTAGCCGCATTTTTTAATGTGGAATTATCAGGTAGCAGAAACAAAGAGCAACGCAAACATGCAAAGGCTGCCTTGGAAGTTGCAAATAAGACGACTCACGATCGATCAGCCGACTTCCGGAAGGCAGCGCTTTGTGAGGAAGCAACGACCTCGGTCATCAATTCGGTGGCGATCATGAGCGGAAGGCGTGACCCCCAATAACTCCGTATTGTCTGAAAGCGCTTGCGCTTGAGTATCCCCTCTGTCACCATTGTGGGTGACACATTTTTTTTTGCCGGCCCCCGACATGTGGGTCGTATTAGGAGGAATGATGGCGGGTACCTTCCAGGACGATGAACGCGAAGATGCAATGATTGCGTTGTTTGGTCTCTATAAAGATGAAAGCGAAGGTCGATCAGGAATTGATGCCTATCTAAAACTTGATGGATCGACAATCCCTTTTGAGCTGAAGACAACTTCAAATGGATCAGTAACCACAGTTAGGGATTTTGGGCCCGACCACATTAAAAAATGGAAAAATAAGCACTGGCTGATTGGGGTTTTCCTAAGTGGTGAAGAATATTATCTCTACGGTTCTCCAGTGCTGATGGCCCCATGGATTCAAGAAAAGGAATCCTACATTAAACCAGATTTTATGCTTGCGACTCTTGCTCCTGGTAAGCTAACCAAAAATGATATGTATAAAGTCATGGAAGAGAAGGCCGTTTACAGCTACGAGGATGCAAGAGGCCTTCATAAGCGGCAATATAAGAGAGAAAAATATTTGGCATTGCAAGATGTAGTTGGGGGTTATTCTCCTGATCGAATGCTTAAGATTTTCCAAGATAGAGCGAGGTATTTGGTTGAAAGAGGCAGCACTCTAAACAACCCTCATATACCACGGAGTTATTTCGACGGGTGGACTAGGATTTCAGAGGACCACGCAGCCGCCCTGGTCAAAATGGTAAAGCACGGAATGGGCTAATCGGGCAGTTGAGATCTACTTTAAGGCCAAATCCACACTCTTGGCTACTTGGTAGGCCACCGGGGGAACAACGGAGTTGCCTATTTGTCCAAGGACCTGGTAGACGGCCCCGGAAAAATTCCAGTCTTCTGGGAACCCTTGGATTAGACCTATATCTTGGATGCTAGTTCGAAAATGCCCGAACTTGGCAGGGAAGCCAGAAGCTTTCGCCCTTGAATTTTGTACACCATTCGGCCAGATTTCCATATCTCCCCATGATTTTTGCCCAGCAGAACTGTTTAGTACCGATGTGGTGTTCCTTTTTCCGGTAAAGGCACTTCTTATGGTTGGAGCCAAGTTGTCGTAGCCGATATCACTCAGACCTAGGGCTTCGCGTACACCCATAGTTCGTATTCGGGCGTCCGGAAAGAGTCCCTTCCCTGAACTTCTTCCAGCTTTCCCAAGGTGTGCCCAAGTGTGTGTTGCAGTGGGTACAACGAATTTTTTAAAAGCCTTCTTTGTCCTGAACCCAACAAAAAATACTCTTCTTCGGATTTGGGGAACCCCGTAATCCGCAGCGTGCATTTGAAATTTCACAATGTGATAGTTAGAAAGCTCATCCAAAATGTACCGCTGAACAAATCCTTCGAACTTGGGATTCAGAAGTCCCAGTACGTTCTCCGCAACAAAGACCTTAGGCCTAATTGTGTTTACAGCCCGATTGAATTCTCCCCACATGTTTCTATCATCTTTGATGCCCTCTTGCTGCCCTGCGATAGAGAATGGCTGGCATGGTGGGCCACCATGAACCAAGTCCACCTTTCCCTTGTACTCCCGCCAATCGATCTTTGTGACATCGCCCGAGTCAGGACCACCAAATACTTTCCAGCGAGGTCGATTGGCGCGAATAGTGTCACCACAAATCGGAATTAGCTCGTACGATGCCTGATGCGAGAAGCCGGCCAGATCAAATCCTAGATCAAGCCCCCCACCCCCTGAAAAAAGGCTCAGGCAGCTCATGCCATTCGAGCTCAATTTGGGCATAAGGATATTGGGGTCGAATCGCGGAACATTTACAGGGTGGAGGGCATCATGGAGGCCTTGCTCAGCCTCACGTTTTGCAATTCGAGATTCCTGGGAGATGCGTCGATATGCATCACGCTGCTCCTCAGTGATATCGTATTCCCTGCGGGGAGAATTCTTGTAGACTGAGTTTGCCATTGCCGCCTTGGTCTCCTGAATGGGATTTTTGATTGTTCTTAATCTAGCAAGAATGCCTTGCCTTGTCAGCTGTTATTATAGAATTCTCGCAAACTAGACGAACAAGTGAATCCGCGCCACACAAGGAATGCGTCCTAAAGTGCTTGAGGGACGAGCCTTGCGCGGTCTTGAATGTCAACGGCCGGGAGGCTGGTGCCCGGCAGAGCTCCCGAACCTCAGGTGCTCCAGGGGGCTGCGAATTGCCATGATGTTGAGCCCAGTGACAGATCCTCACCACCCTCCCCCACGGGCCCAGCCACAATCTCCCGTCATCGGAAGCTCCCGTTAGGTCAGATCTGGCCAACTTATTGTCAATAGCGAAAATAGAGGCTCGGAAAGGCGGACTCAAGGCCGATAATGAGGTATGATCAATTGGTGTTAAAAACAGCAAGGAGTCACACCATGGCCAAACAACGATTCTGGATGTGGACATTGATGCCTAGCGAAGGGTGTCAAAATGAAACACCAACCCGAAAGATGATCTGGGCGGAATCACTTGAGGCGGCACGGCAGATGGCGGAAACCCACGAACATGAGGTTGGTGCTGAGTTCGTCTGGGTTTCGGTGTGGGAGGATCCGAAGAAGAGGGCTGCCCGTCACTGCGGGGATGATTTCAAGAATGAATAAGGTCCAACATGAGAGGGGCAATTTTCCGGAGGGGAGTTGCAAGGGCTAAGCGGAGATGTCCGGTCTGGGGCTAATCTGGGGCCTCCAAAAAGGCCAAAACTTCCTTGTAGGATCCGAATCTGTGGGTTTGCCCAGTATTCACATCAACCAACTCAATTCTATCCGGCCCCCATTCATGCCACATGAAGCCCAACCTTTTTGCTTTGGATTGTATTCGATGTTTCCTCATCGTGGGCAACCAGGCCCAGCGCGCAATTCTGAAGAATAGATCTTGCCGTGGAGTTTGAATTTCCGGATCATTTCCTTGGCGTCGTATCCCTTGACCCGGCGGAACTTCAGATCTTGATCTGGCAGCCACACAACCCACCGTGTCGGATTCAGCCCACACAACCAGGCCAACACACCAATCTCACGAAGGTCCTGCTGGAGACCAGCCTCGGCGGCTGACATTGGGAGCCTGTTTGATTCTTGTTCTGGCAAGGTCTGATCCTTTCAGAAGGTCGGGCGGCAGTCACAGGTCGCCTTCAAGAAATCCGCTCTGCCGCCCCCACACCATCGCCGGCTCGTCAAAATCGGCGTGGTGATTCGAGAAGTTTGGCCCCGGCAAAGTATTCTCATCGTCTGCCGGAACCGGTTGCCCGGGACTTGCACCCGGACCGTGGCTCGATTTTGTGGCGACTCCACCGACATCGAACCCCATGCTTTTTAGGTGCCGATGAAGTCGCCGAGGAGCCTGCCGCTGGAGGGCAGCAGGCCTGGCCTCTCTACTTGACTGGCACCGCGTTTCCGCCGGTGTCCATGCCCAACAGACTCACAGGGCCGCGGCCTTGGAAGTAGCAGCAAGTCATGGCGTCCGGAAAAGTACCGGTGCCAAGATCAACAGCCGTCCAACTGGCCAAGACATTCGAAGCCGCAGGCTGGTTGGCAAGAGCAGCCGCACGAGCGGCCTCTTCGGTGGCAGCCTCAACCAGAACAGAGTTGTACTGGCCTCCGCCTCGCTGTTCCTGCTTGGCGGCGTAGAGTAAAAACATTCCCATGATCAATCGTCTTTCGTTGTGAGGCTTTCCTCATTGGCGGCCGCTAGTGGCCTGCTCCTCGGTTTTGCTTGCAAGGCTGCACCAACCATCTCGATGGCCTCGCGTGTTTCTTCGTCCCAAGGCTCGGGAGGAATTGGCCCAGTGAACAGCAGCAACTCGAGCACCACTGGATTCAGGCACTCGGCCAACGCAAATCCGCGGACCTGGCTGGGCGTTGAGTACTTGCCCGCCATCCGTTCCTTGACCAGATATTCCATGGCTGCAAAAACACACTGCATCAGAGCCCA includes:
- the dcm gene encoding DNA (cytosine-5-)-methyltransferase, with protein sequence MANSVYKNSPRREYDITEEQRDAYRRISQESRIAKREAEQGLHDALHPVNVPRFDPNILMPKLSSNGMSCLSLFSGGGGLDLGFDLAGFSHQASYELIPICGDTIRANRPRWKVFGGPDSGDVTKIDWREYKGKVDLVHGGPPCQPFSIAGQQEGIKDDRNMWGEFNRAVNTIRPKVFVAENVLGLLNPKFEGFVQRYILDELSNYHIVKFQMHAADYGVPQIRRRVFFVGFRTKKAFKKFVVPTATHTWAHLGKAGRSSGKGLFPDARIRTMGVREALGLSDIGYDNLAPTIRSAFTGKRNTTSVLNSSAGQKSWGDMEIWPNGVQNSRAKASGFPAKFGHFRTSIQDIGLIQGFPEDWNFSGAVYQVLGQIGNSVVPPVAYQVAKSVDLALK